The Saccharopolyspora gloriosae genome window below encodes:
- a CDS encoding DUF3052 domain-containing protein, protein MVAAGDAGKSEVDVADRLDIEPEMVVQEIGWDEDVDDAVRAAIEERCGSELLDEDADEVVDVVLLWWRDDDGDLTDTLLDVMTPLADEGVIWVLTPKTGRDGYVEPSDIAEAASTSNLAQTSNASLGEAWMGTRLAYRKAKSKR, encoded by the coding sequence GTGGTCGCCGCGGGAGACGCCGGCAAGAGCGAAGTCGACGTCGCCGACAGGCTCGACATCGAGCCGGAGATGGTCGTTCAGGAGATCGGTTGGGACGAGGACGTCGATGACGCCGTTCGTGCCGCGATCGAGGAGCGTTGCGGGAGCGAACTGCTCGACGAGGATGCCGACGAGGTCGTCGACGTCGTACTGCTGTGGTGGCGGGACGACGACGGTGACCTGACGGACACGCTCCTCGACGTGATGACGCCTCTTGCCGATGAGGGGGTGATCTGGGTGTTGACGCCGAAGACCGGTCGTGACGGTTACGTGGAGCCCAGTGACATCGCCGAGGCAGCGTCCACGTCCAACCTGGCCCAGACCTCGAACGCGAGTCTGGGGGAAGCCTGGATGGGTACCAGGCTCGCTTA